In Bacteriovorax sp. PP10, the genomic window TCTACGATTCCTATCCGCACTACTGCGAACATGAACATAGACTTTCCAGAACTCATTTCCATCTTCAATGTATTTTGAAATTGCCATTAATAACCTCCACGAAATTGGGAGGTCTCAATGAGATAAGCAAGTTCCTTTTTATTAAAGTACAAACGGTTTCTAAACTTTCTCGCCTTTATGTGACCTCGTGAAACGAGGGTATGAAGGGCATTTACAGACTTTCTTAGATAAACTGATGCTTCTTTTGTGGTTAGCCATATTAAATTGTTAAAGAGCAAATCTGAGGATTCCTCCCCAGAGTCTTTATTATACAAGTGTGTGGTCGAATTGTAAGTCTTTTCATTTTTAATATTTCCCATGTAATTCCTTAGTTAAACATTTGAAGCACATACGGCCCTGCACAAATTATTTAAAAATAGAACTACCTAATTTTTTTTCTCCTCTTTAAGAATATTCATTTTCTTAACCAAGAATTCTCCCATGCTTAAATGAGTTGAATTTTTGCTATTGTACTCATCTAATAGTTTCTGAACTCGTTCCATATCAGTGAGGACGCTGTCTTGAACTTTTTCTAAATCTTTAATAGAAAGCTTAGGCACAGAATAAATAGCTAAATCCTTAAAAGTAATTTCTCTTCCATACGACTTGTTATTTACCTGTTCTAGCATTAATAAAATATTACCTAACACTTCTGACTCTTTACTTAGATCAACAAAGAACTTACTCTGTTTCTCTTTTTCTACTTCCTCCATCTTTATTTTCTTTCTTCCCCTTCTCTCTTTTTTTACTTCTTCCATTACCATTCTCCTTATTACTAACTCCCTATCAACCCTATTCTCTATCTCTCTGAGCCCACCCAAAATTGACTCCATCTCAAAACTACGTGAGAGAGAGGGAGTCAATTTTGGGTGGGCGAATTCCTAAGCATTAACTTGGGGTTGGCAAGGATAATTATGTTATTGTCGACATTTTCCAGTTACTTTCGTCATTCTTTCTAAATACATTCTCCTACCGAAAAACATCACTCAAAATGATCTTGTCACCTTCAAAAACTCCATTTAAATCGAGAAGTTTTTCTTTTGTGATCGCCCCTTCATCAACAACAAAAAGCAAAACCTTTTTAAAAACACGCTCACCATATTTTTCATTCAACATCTCCATATAGTTATGAAAGGTGTTTTTTTGATTGAATAAATAAACGATGTAATCGTAGTTACTGACCATATACTGAGAGATTTTGTTAAAAACTCGATCCTGACTTTTCTGAGTAAGTTCAAGCTCTAGCGCAATCCTAAAATTCTGTTTTCCTATTTTTCCTTTTAGAATAGCGTCTGGAATAGGCCCTAATAATTTTAAGAATTCTTTTTTATTATGAATAAGATGCTCTAAGATTGCCTCATCAAAACAATCAAACTTTAAGAACTCATAACAAAGCTCACTCATTAAAAGGTCATGATAAATTGAATTTTGGGCAGGACGATAAAATCGAT contains:
- a CDS encoding helix-turn-helix domain-containing protein; the encoded protein is MGNIKNEKTYNSTTHLYNKDSGEESSDLLFNNLIWLTTKEASVYLRKSVNALHTLVSRGHIKARKFRNRLYFNKKELAYLIETSQFRGGY
- a CDS encoding MarR family winged helix-turn-helix transcriptional regulator, whose translation is MNEVKGLHLDYLSNLLSWRILDLKKLMEVSSYDRGYKNFAKIIQRLEAKKLLDKYSPSGSKKKYVYLTAEGEKLLSSENRFYRPAQNSIYHDLLMSELCYEFLKFDCFDEAILEHLIHNKKEFLKLLGPIPDAILKGKIGKQNFRIALELELTQKSQDRVFNKISQYMVSNYDYIVYLFNQKNTFHNYMEMLNEKYGERVFKKVLLFVVDEGAITKEKLLDLNGVFEGDKIILSDVFR